Within Paenibacillus albicereus, the genomic segment ACGATCCACAGGTACTCGGCCTCCTGCACGTCCTCCAGCGCCCGCGCCGAGGCGGCCGGTCCCGGCTCCACGCCTTCCTCGCCGAGGAACGAGTGCTCCGGGAAGTTCATCATGACGAGGCTGCGGATCAGCTTCTCCGCGCCCTTGTCCACCTCGGTGACGAGATCATGCGGAGACTGCTTCTCCTTGAGCATCTGGTAGGCGCCGAGCTTGGACTGGATCCATTCCCCCGCCTTGGACGCGCAGTTGATCGCCACCGCCGCGAAGCTCTTGCTGCCTACGATCGGTTCGTTCATGCCTCTCCCCCCGTTTCCTTCTCTCTAAATGTAAGCCTTTCCACTATGCGAATGCAAAATACGGATGCCATTTCGGTATCCGACCGGCATCCGTATTCGGACTCGAGCGACATGGGCCGGAGCGCCCCTTTACAACTGGGACGCCCCCTGCCAGATGAGCCGCGCAGCCAGCACGAGCAGCGTCGCCCGCAGCAGCCACAGGATCGCCTTGCCGCTCATGCGGCTGGCGATCCAGGCGCCGGCCTTGCCGCCGAGCCAGGCGCCCGGCGCGAGCGCCGCAACGAGCAGCCAGTCGATCTCGCCCATCGCGCCGTGCACGATGCTGCCGCTGATCGACGACAGGAAGATGACGAACATCGACGTCGCCGTCGCCACATGCGGCGGGAACGCGAACAGCAGCACCATGACCGGCACGAACAGCGAGCCGCCGCCGATGCCGAACAGGCCGGACACGAGGCCGACGAGCAGCCCGATGCCGAGCAGCAGCGGCAAGCTGTAGCCGTACACATGCTCGACGCCCGCGCCGTCGGTCATGCGCACCGTGACCGGCCAGCGGCGCGCCGACGGCTTGATGCGGTCGCGCAGGATGAGCAGCAGCGCCATCAGCAGCATGAAGATGCCGAAGCTGAGCTGGAACGCCGGGCCGTGGAACTGCGACGTCAGCGCCGAGCCGGCCATCGCGCCCGGGCCGCTCGTGATGAACAGCAGCCACGCGCTGCGGAAGTCCACCTTGCGCTGCTTGGCGTACGTGCGCGAGGAAGCGAGCGCCGTGACGATGAGCACCGCCAGCGACGTGCCGACGGCGGTCGCCTCCGGGATCGGCGCGCCGGTCAGCTGCGGGCCGAGCAGCAGCAGCACCGGCACGATGATGATGCCGCCGCCGAGGCCGACGATGCTGCCGAAGACCGACGCGACGACGCCCGTCAGCAAGATGAGGATCCATTCAAGCATTCGTTTGTTCTCCTTTGTCTCTGTTCGGACAAGCCCGGATGCGCGACGATGCCAGGGCAGGGCCGACAGCCGCAGGCGTCAGGCCGCAGCCGTCCGCACTAAAGCTCGATCGTCGAGCCGTCCACGACGCGGACGCCTTCTCCCGCCGCCTCCAGCTTGCGCATCTCGTCCATGAGCGAGACGAGCGCCTGGTCCTTGGCCTTGGCCTCAAGCATGCAGTCGATGTGCGTCACCGAGTCCTTGACGCTGCGCAGGAACGCGAGCAGCGGCCCCGGCTCCACGCCGTCGGCATGGCCGCGCGGGTCGCTGAGGCTCTTCGGGCTGGAGGCATGGATCTTGGGCGGCAGCCCTGTCGATCCGCCGTCCAGGCCGAGCCGCTCCTGCTCCCGGCGCCACGTGGCGGCGATGCGCGGCCACAGCTCGCCATGCAGCGACTCCGCCGTCTCGCCTCCGTCGTTGACCCAGTGGTGATGGATATCGAGCACGACCGGATTGCCTGTCGTCTCGGCGATGTCCAGCGTCTCGCGCACGTTGAACGTCTTGTCGTCGTTCTCGAGCGTCACCCGCCCTCGCAGCGCCGGATGCAGCTCAACGAACTGGCGGACGAAGCGCTCTCCGGACACGGCCTTGTCGCCGTACGCGCCGCCGACGTGGATGTTGCATTTGGACCGCTCGTCCAGCCCCATCGCCTCCAGCATGCGGACATGATGCTCCATGTCGCGGATCGAGCTGCGCAGCACCTCCGGCCGCGGCGTGCTGAACACGCAGAAGTGGTCGGGGTGGAAGCTGACGCGCATGCCGTGCTCCCGCACGTACGCGCCGATGTCGTAGAACGCCGGGGCCAGCGCCGGATACGGGTCCCAATCCTGCAGCGCTTCATGCGTAGCGAGCGGGATGAGCTTGGAAGAGAAGCGGTACATATGGATATCCGAGAAGCGGTTGTTCTTCAGGATGCGCAGCGTGCTGCGCAGGTTGTCTTCGGCGATGCGCTCCAGCCTGGCGAGAGCGGCCTCCCGGTCGCCCAGCTTGGCGAAGTTCGTGTAGGTCATCGTGCGCGACGGAGAGGCGTTCTCCAGCAGCAGGCTCATCGCGACAAAGCCGAAGCGGACGATCATCTCCGCTCACCGAAGAACATCTCATGCGCGAGCGCCGTCTGGACGCGGGACTCTTCCTCGGTCAGCTTGCGCACCAGCTCCATCTCGACCTGGGTGACCTCCTGGCCCTGGAAGTTGATCTCCGCGATGGAGGCGAGGATGCGCACGATCGCGATCGCCCGGTTGTCCGGCGTATAGGCGATCACCTTCTGGCCCGTCGGAAAGACGCGGAAGCCGCTCTTGACCATCTTGCCCTTGCCGTATTCCAGCAGCTCGTACAGCTCCTGCTCGGACTTGAACTTGCAGACGGAATTGAATTCGGTGGCGAAGCCCATTGCTTGTCCCTCCTCTGTATGTAAAAAAGCGCCTCCCCAGCGCAAGGCTCTGCCTGGGGAAAGCACGCTTCGGGCGGCCGATCAGCCGCCGTATTGGATCTTCTGCTTGTCGGCATGGCGCGCCAGCGCCAGCTCGATCAGCGTGTCGAGCAGCTCGCGGTACGACAGGCCGGTTTCCTTCCACATCAGCGGGTACATGCTGTACGGCGTGAAGCCGGGCATCGTGTTGACCTCGTTGATGAGCAGCTGGCCGTCGCTCTTGCGGAGGAAAAAGTCCACGCGCGAGAGCCCCGAGCCGTCGATCGCCAGGTAGGCGCGGATGGCCATCTCGCGCACCGCCTCGGCCGTCTCGTCCGGCAGGTCGGCCGGAATCTGCATGATGCTCGTGCCGTCGACGTACTTGGCGTTGTAGTCGTAGAAGTCCGCGCCGCTGATGACCTCGCCGGGCACGGAAGCCCGGGGCTCGTCGTTGCCGAGCACGCTCACCTCGATCTCGCGCGCGTCGACGAACTCCTCGACGACGACCTTGCGGTCGTAGCGCAGGGCCAGCTCCACGGCGGCGATCAGCTCCTCGCGGTTTTTAGCCTTGGAGATGCCGACGCTGCTGCCGAGGTTGGCCGGCTTGACGAAGCACGGATAGCCGAGCGCGACCTCGATCTCCATGACGAAGAACGTATGGTCCTTCTCCCACTGCGTGCGGTTGAAGCTGCGGTAGATGCACTGCGGCAGCCCTTCGTGGGCGAATACTTTTTTCATCGTGATTTTGTCCATGCCGACCGCCGAGGCGAGCACGCCCGCCCCGACATACGGGATGTTCGCCATCTCGAGCAGGCCCTGGATCGTGCCGTCCTCGCCGAAGGTGCCGTGCAGCAGCGGGAAGATGACGTCGACCGCCTTCTCCGGCGCGGCCGCGGCGGCGGCGGCCTGCAGCGCGGTCTCGCCCGCCGGCGCCGGCGCCAGGCCGCCGAATACCGGCGCGAGCGCCATGCTGCTGTCGCCGCCCTCCAGCTTCAGCTGCTCCACGCTGTCCGGAGCCGCGAGCAGCACGCTCGCCGAGCGCCACTCGCCCGTTTTGGTGATATAGAAGGGCTGGATCTCGTATTTGTCGAAATCGAATGCCCCCATGACCGCCAGCGCCGTCTGCAGCGAGACCTCGTGCTCTCCCGACTTGCCTCCGTAGACCAGTCCGACGCGAATCTTCTCTCCCATGATGGTTGACCTCCGGTACCCTCTCGAAATGAGGATGCCAACAACCGGGCCCGCCTATACGGACCGGCTGCGGGCATCCTGGCCGTGCTGCCTTACATGCTGTCGCTCAAATGATAGAACCGGTAGCGGGTCTGCTCCGTCCATGCGTATGAATCCTTGTAATCCCAGTAGCGGTGGCGGCTCGGCACCGTATTGGCGTTGACGAGCGGCATGCCGTCCCCGTCGAACGCCGTCACGATCGTCGTATGCTGGAAGCGGCCGTCGCCGTTCCAGTCGTAGGCGATCACGTCGCCGAGCTCCAGCTCCGCCGCGCTCTCCACCGGCGTCGCCCTCATGCCGGACGAGCGGGGGAAGCTCAAGTACAGCTGGAACGCATTGGACACGGCCCAGCTGTAGCTCCATTGCTCCTGGCCGCCCGTCCGTCCCTTGTACCACCAGCCGGATTCCCTTTTCCCAGTATAGTTCATCGGCGCTTCCCCTGCAAAGACGCTCTGCGACACGTAATTGGTGCAGTTGACCTCGAATTCCTCGTAGGCGGGGTTCGGCTCGTTCCACCACTGGTCCGCGTAGGCGGCGGCCAGCTCCCGCCGGTAGCGGACGGCGCGGGAGCGCGTGTTGATCCGCGGCACGACGCCATGGTTGAGGAACGGACGCGGCGCGCCGGGGGGCTGGATGCCGCTGCCCCCGCCGTTGCCGTAGGAGCGATGCTCGGCGAGCGCGCTGTCCGCCGCGGCATGGCCGTAGCGCGGACGCCGCTCCCCCACGAGCGGCTCGACCCGCGTCAGCCGCCAGCCTCCGTCCGGGCCGCCCGAATCCAGCCATAGCCGCTCGCGCTCGATGCGCTCCTCCGTATACTGCCGCCCTTTGTGCTGGACATGCCGCTTCAGATGCAGCCGGAGCACGACCGATACCTCCGCGCCGGATTCGTTGATCTTGACCAGCGCGGCCCGCGTCTCGCACTGGGAGGTGAGCAGGTCGCGCTCCTCGGCGCGTTCCCGCTGCCGCTGGAGCCGCTGCAGCAGGCGCAGCCGATGGTCCGCGTCCGTCATGATCCCGGCGAGCGCGCCGTCGCGCAGCTCCACCTCGGCTTGGTTGCACGCCTGCACGTAGCGCTGCACGGCGCCGCGCCAGCCTTCCGCCGGGCCGCCCCGGCGCTCCGCCTCGCCGGCATCGGCTTGCGGAGGCCTTTTTCCCACCTTGATCCGCGGCATCCTTCCCCATCCTCTCTCCGAAGCGCTATTCGTCCATCTTAATTCCCATCCTATGTCGGACGCGGCCCGGATTATGAACCGATTCCACGAAAGCGCTTTAGAGGGATGATCGGTCCGATTGGACGAGTTCCCGACAGGTTTCCATCGAATTTTCGCTAAATATAGCCTTTTACAAGACAGGCTGACCTGAAGTATGATAAAGTTCAGCACATTTCTATTCTGCTGAATTCCACGAAGGTGGAAGCGGGGGAACCAACCGCAGGCGTCTTTTCGCGCCTGCCGGGGTGAATCCGGCGCGCACCCGATGCGCGGCTGCCGAAGCCGCTGCGGTCTGCGCCCGGTAGGGCTACTCTCTTGGCCCGAATCCGTCAGCTAACCCCGTAAGCAACCAAAGGAGAGGTTCGACCATGTCTTTGCAGGAACGCTTTACGGGCGGTCCGGATCCGAGACGGCTGCGAGCCGTCCGCCGCTCCGCCGCATCCGTCGCCGAGCAGGAAACCGCCTGCTCCGCCGCATCCGTCGCCGAGCAGGAAACCGCCTGCTCCGTCGCGCTGCCGCTTCCCGTCGTGCTGGACACGTCCGATGCCGTCGAGGAGGCAGGTCTACACGACCTCCGCGCGGAGCTGATCGGCCAGGAGCCGCTCGCTCCCGACCGCCGCATCCGCCGCATCGACCTGTTCATCAGCCGCACCGCGGCGATGCTCGCCTCAGGCAGCGGCGACTATCTGGTCGCGCTTCATCTTTATGCAGGCTCGAGCCTGCACCGTGCCGTCGTCACGATGTCCTACTCCGAGGCTCCCTCCGATTGGCAGAGCTGGAGCAGCTGGTTCCAAGCGTTCGTCGGCGTTCCGAGCGACGAGGCCATGTCGGTGCTCTACTATGACGCCGAATGGATCAGCGATCATCGGGACCGTCTTTTGCGCAAGGCTCTGGAGCCGAGCTCCAGGGAAGCGATGCCCTTTCCCGCCACCGCCTTCTGGAGAAGGCACCACCTCATCGAATCATCCGACATCCATATCCAGCACTCGATGTAACCCGCCGCTCGGACCATCCGCTGATCCCTGATGCTCATGATGCTCATGCAGGAAGCCCCCGAAGGGCTTGTCCCTCGGGGGCTTCGCTGCGTCTATGGGGACGGGGCCGCTCCTGGGTCGAGCCCGCGCCGCTTCGGGAGCTCCAACAGGGAGGGAACCGCTCCTGTTCCGATCGCACGCCTGCCATCGACCCAGGCTCGCATGGCCCGGCAGGCGCGCTCCATCCTTTTCGGGCGGCGTCAGCCCTGCTCGCCGGCGGCTGTCCTGCGGCAATCGTCGCAGATGCATGCCTGGCCTTGAAGCGGCTTCGGCACCCGTTCCAGCAGCTCGGGCGGGAAGGCCGCCTCCATGCACCAGCAGCCGGACGGATCCCGCCCCGCTGCCGCCGCGCATCCGTTGTCCCCGTCGCACAGAGGACAGCGCCCGCTGTCGATGCTGGTCATGATCGCTTCACGCTCCTTTGTCTTGCCGCTCTTGTGTCTTGCCGCTCCCGTGTCTTGCCGCTCTTGCGCCGGCACCCTTGGCACCTATGGCAGCGGCTTCATGCCCTAACGACGCCTGAGAAGCTTAGAAGCCTATTTTCCCGCTTTTCTTTGAGCTTACGACGTATCAGACGCTTAGAGCCTCCTCCTGACGTTATTCTCAGCAAATAAATGCCTCTTGCCGTCTCTAAGCTCCTCACTCGTCGTTAGCTCAGGACTAGGCATGAATTCGGCCTCTTAACGAGCTGATTCGTCGTTAGCCTGATTCGTCGGTAGCCTGATTCGTCGTTAGCCTGTTCGTCGTTAGCCTGTTCGTCGTTAGCGTGTTCGTCGTTAGCCTGATTCGTCGTTAGCGTGTTCGTCGCTAGCGTGTTCGTCGTTAGCCTGTTCGTCGTTAGCCGAATGCGCTCGAGCTCGCCTTTCATCTATGCGCCTATCTTATCCATACAATGGAGGAGGTTGGTGGATTCGTCGACACTCGATTGCCCGCCTAGCTTCATCCAGCCCGGCTCGCCGCACTCCGCCATGAAAAAGGCAAAGACGGGACGAAGCGGAGTCCACCTCCGTCTCGTCCCGTCTTCGCCCTTGCAGCTATGCCGCTATGCCGCTATGCCCGCAGCCTTACGCGCGGCTCAGCTCCAGCTCCTCTTCCTCGTCGCGGTTGTAGCTCTCGCGGTCGAACTCGTCTTCCGACACGGCGACGAGCAGCGACGACACCGTCGTGCCGGTCGCATTGACCGCCGTACGGCCCATGTCGACGACAGCGTCGATCGCGAGCACGAGGCCGAGGCCTTCCAGCGGCAGGCCGAGCGCGGTGAGGACGACCGTCGTCGAGATCGACGCCGGTCCCGGCACGCCGGCGACGCCGATCGAGGAGATCGTGCTGACGAGCACGATCAGGATGTAGTCGGAGATGCCGAGCGGCACGCCGTACACCTCGGCGACGAAGACCGCCACGACCGCTGGCCAGACGCCGCCGCAGCCGTTCATGTTCATCGTCGCGCCGAGCGGAGCGACGAAGCTGGCGATGCGCGGCGACACGCGCAGCCGCTTGGTGATGACCTCCAGGTTGACCGGCAGCGTCGCATAGCTGCTGCGCGTCGTGAAGGCGACGGCGATCGTCGGGTAGATTTTGCGCAGGAACTTGAACGGATTGAGCTTCGCCCAGAACGTGACGAGCGAGCCGAACGTCAGGATGAAATGCAGCAGCAGCGCGACGTACGTCGCCAGGATCAGGCTGATGAGCGGCTTGAGCGTATCGAAGCCGTAACGGGCGGCCATCGAGCCGATCAGCGCATACACGCCGTACGGCGTCAGGCGGATGATGTATTTGGTCACCTGGTTCATGACCTGCTTGAACGATTCGACGACCTGGCGCACCGGCTCCGCCGCCTCCGGCTTGCGCGAGCCGAGCTGTACGATCGCGACCGCGAGGAAGATGGCGAAGATGAGCACCGGCACGACCTTGCCGTCGGCCATGTCGCCGATCGGGTTGGACGGCACGAGGTTCAGGATGACCTCGGAGAATGTCGGGATCGTCCGTGATTCGTAGCCTTCCGGGGTCTCCTGGGCGATGCCCGCCCCCGGATTGAACGCCAGCGCGACGAGCAGGCCGATCAGCGCCGCCACGCCGGTCGTGCCGAT encodes:
- a CDS encoding cysteine-rich CWC family protein, which translates into the protein MTSIDSGRCPLCDGDNGCAAAAGRDPSGCWCMEAAFPPELLERVPKPLQGQACICDDCRRTAAGEQG
- a CDS encoding amidase domain-containing protein, which codes for MPRIKVGKRPPQADAGEAERRGGPAEGWRGAVQRYVQACNQAEVELRDGALAGIMTDADHRLRLLQRLQRQRERAEERDLLTSQCETRAALVKINESGAEVSVVLRLHLKRHVQHKGRQYTEERIERERLWLDSGGPDGGWRLTRVEPLVGERRPRYGHAAADSALAEHRSYGNGGGSGIQPPGAPRPFLNHGVVPRINTRSRAVRYRRELAAAYADQWWNEPNPAYEEFEVNCTNYVSQSVFAGEAPMNYTGKRESGWWYKGRTGGQEQWSYSWAVSNAFQLYLSFPRSSGMRATPVESAAELELGDVIAYDWNGDGRFQHTTIVTAFDGDGMPLVNANTVPSRHRYWDYKDSYAWTEQTRYRFYHLSDSM
- a CDS encoding dicarboxylate/amino acid:cation symporter, whose product is MSTDNNLVHAFQTNWVSLLVSLVVVGLLVWLARRRVGFGYRVLIALGIGLIVGVSLNALELDATSIGTIGSIYVNLIKMLVIPLVAVLVISSISSISSLGQLRKIGTKTILLFIGTTGVAALIGLLVALAFNPGAGIAQETPEGYESRTIPTFSEVILNLVPSNPIGDMADGKVVPVLIFAIFLAVAIVQLGSRKPEAAEPVRQVVESFKQVMNQVTKYIIRLTPYGVYALIGSMAARYGFDTLKPLISLILATYVALLLHFILTFGSLVTFWAKLNPFKFLRKIYPTIAVAFTTRSSYATLPVNLEVITKRLRVSPRIASFVAPLGATMNMNGCGGVWPAVVAVFVAEVYGVPLGISDYILIVLVSTISSIGVAGVPGPASISTTVVLTALGLPLEGLGLVLAIDAVVDMGRTAVNATGTTVSSLLVAVSEDEFDRESYNRDEEEELELSRA
- a CDS encoding D-alanine--D-alanine ligase gives rise to the protein MGEKIRVGLVYGGKSGEHEVSLQTALAVMGAFDFDKYEIQPFYITKTGEWRSASVLLAAPDSVEQLKLEGGDSSMALAPVFGGLAPAPAGETALQAAAAAAAPEKAVDVIFPLLHGTFGEDGTIQGLLEMANIPYVGAGVLASAVGMDKITMKKVFAHEGLPQCIYRSFNRTQWEKDHTFFVMEIEVALGYPCFVKPANLGSSVGISKAKNREELIAAVELALRYDRKVVVEEFVDAREIEVSVLGNDEPRASVPGEVISGADFYDYNAKYVDGTSIMQIPADLPDETAEAVREMAIRAYLAIDGSGLSRVDFFLRKSDGQLLINEVNTMPGFTPYSMYPLMWKETGLSYRELLDTLIELALARHADKQKIQYGG
- a CDS encoding sulfite exporter TauE/SafE family protein, whose amino-acid sequence is MLEWILILLTGVVASVFGSIVGLGGGIIIVPVLLLLGPQLTGAPIPEATAVGTSLAVLIVTALASSRTYAKQRKVDFRSAWLLFITSGPGAMAGSALTSQFHGPAFQLSFGIFMLLMALLLILRDRIKPSARRWPVTVRMTDGAGVEHVYGYSLPLLLGIGLLVGLVSGLFGIGGGSLFVPVMVLLFAFPPHVATATSMFVIFLSSISGSIVHGAMGEIDWLLVAALAPGAWLGGKAGAWIASRMSGKAILWLLRATLLVLAARLIWQGASQL
- the uvsE gene encoding UV DNA damage repair endonuclease UvsE, which encodes MIVRFGFVAMSLLLENASPSRTMTYTNFAKLGDREAALARLERIAEDNLRSTLRILKNNRFSDIHMYRFSSKLIPLATHEALQDWDPYPALAPAFYDIGAYVREHGMRVSFHPDHFCVFSTPRPEVLRSSIRDMEHHVRMLEAMGLDERSKCNIHVGGAYGDKAVSGERFVRQFVELHPALRGRVTLENDDKTFNVRETLDIAETTGNPVVLDIHHHWVNDGGETAESLHGELWPRIAATWRREQERLGLDGGSTGLPPKIHASSPKSLSDPRGHADGVEPGPLLAFLRSVKDSVTHIDCMLEAKAKDQALVSLMDEMRKLEAAGEGVRVVDGSTIEL